The Aphelocoma coerulescens isolate FSJ_1873_10779 chromosome 8, UR_Acoe_1.0, whole genome shotgun sequence genome contains the following window.
CCAGCCATCGACCTGCAGCTCCCTCTGAGTGTCACGCTGATTCCTGGACTGAACAGCTTTAGTGTTGATGACAAATGTCCCTGCCTTGCATTCTGCTTTTGCATCTCCCTCAGCTGACCTGCCCAAGGGCTGGGTttggtgctgtgctgctgttctgcaTCATGGGAATGTTGCATTTTCATCCTGGGCACTGATAATGCAATGAGATGAAAGAGACATCAGTTATATTCTAGAGCTCTGAGGTAGGATGCCCTTAGCTTGGACAGCCCTGAGGCAGGGGGCAGTCAGCCCACCCTTGCTGGGAGGTACCTGGGAACCACCAGCCCCATCCCCAATAAGACAAGGAACACCTTGTAAGCCTCACCTCCATCCATCCACTGTGGAAGCTCAGTTGTTCCTGCTCATGGGTTCTGAACCAGACCTGGTTTGTTTTTGAGTTCCCCACAGGCCCAGACACATCCTGTGTCCCATTTCCTGCTCTGTGGGTTGGTGCagctccccagcacagcagccccagccacagCTCATCAGGGCCCTGACCCCTGATGCTGAGAACACAGACATATCTGGATGCCCACCTTCCCTGAACTCCTCCAGACATCTGTGTTTTCTTATCCACTTGGTTTGGTTTGAGGGATTGTTTCTCCCAAAGAGTGTAAGCTTTCCTTCAGTTGTTTGCTTACAAAAGGCAACACAGGAACTTCAAAACAAACTTTTAACCAGAAGGAAATTGTGTAAAATTATGTCACAAACATTAACACAGTGCAAAGTGGCATTTTTGACTTGAAGTAAACCTGTGTCAGGATGCCATCATGCTGGGTGCCCAGTGCCACCAATAGGCCCTGCAGCAGCAACTCTGACCATGGGGCATTAAAAAAGAGAACAGAGGCAGGGTAGCAGAAGTTGAATTCTTCCTCTCAAAGTGATTACAGAGTTAATTGCACTGTTATTTTCTGGGATCTTTTTTCAAATTAACAAAATTTATCTGTAATACCGTATGTGTGGACAAGGCAGAGCTGCCTTCCTGGCTGAGTGGGAATCAGTACTTACCATTGCTGGGCAGGGTGCTGTGGATGTTATGGAGGATGTTGTTTTTCTACAGCCATGATCCCCGACGCAGGTCTGCAATGAGGCCTCAAGCACTGTGATAGACATGAACTATGACTGTATGGTGAGCTCTGACAATGCTTCTGACACACCTGCTGTTACTTCTTTAGTCCTAAAGCAATAAAAATGGAGAAGATTTCACTAAATAAAGCTTAGAGGtcattttccatttgttttgtttcacttgCTGAGAAGTTGAATGGGGAGAAGCTGTAAGTGCAGCTCTGTCACAGCTCTCCCCCCACCAGCCCCTGGTACCAGTCAGTGGTTACCGCTGCTCCCCTGGGCTCATGTCTCAGGTGTAGTTCCATTtacaccagcagctgctggggcaaTGGAAATGTCAGAATGAATACATAGGAAAGCCTGGCACGGGGCTCACAAGGTGATCTGCTGGACCCTGTCCGCAATCTCCTGGCCCAAGAAGTCACAAGATTTCCATGGAAGGGGCTGAACAAGAGGAAATATAAAGCTCCagcaaaccagaacaaaacaacATCCAGATTTATCTACAGCTGGAGGAAATCTGTTGTACTCTTTCTAGAAGTACAAGCAAGGCTGGCAGTTTGCATGCTGTGATGGAAGATGGGCAGAGCAGAAGGGAGAACATGCATCTGGGATGCTGATGAAAATTCCCTACCTGATTAATTGGCCAGATGATAATCTGCTCCCCATGGCACAGCTACAGAAGCACAGGCAGGGAATAGGCTGATGAAAGAGGATGGACAGAGATTAGGTCTCATTCCTTGGTCTTGCATAGGCCAGAAACACCAATGGTACAGAAAGGATTGATTGTCATATCTGAAAAATCAGCTCTAGCACTAAGATTCTTTTTCaacaggaatttttttcttacaaatacCTCTGCATTCTGTCTGTAATTCCCTTGCTTAAAGTAACCATGCAGTGACTCTGCATTTAATGACTGGGCCTGAAAACCAGAAACTAAACTGGATTAGAGAAACAAAAACGGAGCAAGGAAGCAGACTTTATGTGCATTAATACCTCTGTGTACTCACTGATACCTGAGCTGCTGGTGTCATCCCTCAGCACCTTCTCAGAATACGTCAGAGGGGAACACATGGGAACGACagcaaaaaaatcagaatgcaaaacttttttagtttaaaaggCTCTTTACTAAGACAAGTGCttgcaaataattttaatacaaattaaaattaCTGGTTCCTTGAAGGAAACAATGTCTTAGTTAATTGCTCTCTATAGAAGAAAATCGGGCTCGGGGGGAAAACGTGTTTCGTAGGAGTGATCAGttagtaaaacaaacaaaaactctgAAAAATGTAAATGAGTAGAACATGTTCCAAAGCAGTTTGTGGGAGTGAAAGTAGCCTGTGCTGTTCCCAGAGAAGCCTGAGGAGCCCAGCACACTGAAATATTTACCAAGAATGAGATGCTAAGAGGATTCTTACGTTGCTTTGGAGACCTGCCAGTGCCTGGCAGCTGTAGTGATATTTTAAATGGTTTAACATTATCAGCAACAGGTGATCTAGATTAAAATAATCTGGTGTCTAACCAGACAAGGATTTGGACAGCAGCCAGAAGTGAGCccagcatccctgcagcagGTCCCAACATCCCTTGGCACGCCACAGCATAGGACAGCTAGCACAGCACAGGAGTGTTGGCACAGCATGGCATAGGACAGCCAGCATGGCACGGCATGGCATGGCACAGGAGTGctggcatggcatggcacagcaaaggacaggacaggacagctCAGAACATCCAGGACAGTACAGGAGATCCAGGACAGCACAGGAGAGCATAGGACAGCCAGGACAGAAGAGCTGGCTCAGCACAGAAGGGCCGCCTCAGAAGCTCAGCCCCAATGGGCAGGCAGAGGGTTCAGTCATGCTTGGTTTGTACAGCTGAGCCCCAAAACCACTCATGCAATTCCCAGCCAGGAAACCCACCTTGCAGACCTTGTTTTGGACAGATGGATGAGCTGCCCATGCTGTCCACACCCAGTGTCCTAGGTGGTGTCTGTGACTCACCATTCCTCATCTCTGCCAGCAATGGCAGGGCTTGGTGCCCAGTTCCAGGATCTGGACTTTAAACTTTTCCCATCCTATGTCCGCAGTGCACAGCCGGCATGGTTTTGAACTGATTAAATGCACCTCTTCAGCTGTGGAAAGTCACCAGGTTCCAGCTGTGTGAGACACATCTGAGGCACAACCATCAGCAGCCAGCGACAGGCAACTGAAAATACCTGACACTTCAGGGAGTTAAAAAAGCCTTCCTGATGAGCAAAGAATGAGTTTTGCCCATGGCAACACTGTTGGATAGTTTGCTTTGCTCACATATGCTCACTTTAATAattagtctttttttctttttgctgcacATCTTGTTTTTCCCTAAATGCAACGTACTTTTCACTTTGAAGTTAATTACTAATTAGCACCATACAGGAGAGCAGAAAGGACCATGGGAAGCATTTCCAAATCTATACAATTACCCATTTCCATGGTTTGGCTTATTACCAAACTTCTGCCTGCTCAAATGACAGGGACACTAATGTTTTGGAATTCCACATATGTGTTCCTAACCACAGGATACTTCCCCCCAGCTGTTACAATCACACACATAACTGTCACTTATAAGTATTTCAAGAATGTTAAATAATGAACTATCAGCATTCTAGTTCCTTATAATCACACTGCTCTGTTCATCAGGGCCTTCTCTGATGCCCTGGGTCTCCTGCAGCCCGAAAGTGGCTCCCAGGGAATCCCCGCAAAGGCAAATCCGTGCATCCCTCTCTGTCTTTGCTCATCTGTAACCCTGGAATTGTCACCCGTGTGTCCAAATGCCCAGGTGCAGCCATGCCCGCAGCCCTGGGCATGAGCTTTACAGGCGTACCTGCACAAGGCAGCTTTAGTGGCACAAACACTCAGCCCAACATCAGTCAGCCCACGGGCAAACAGAGACAGACACTGAAGCCCAAGCCCTGCTGCACGGGCAGAGGTTATTCCTACAGTTAAACCATTGGCACaaactgaaggagctgcacagaCTGGTACAGGTATTTAATAGACCTGAGTGAACGTGCAGGTGTGGGTATGTACACAGAAAACACAGCCCTCTGAGACGGTCCTTAGCACGAATGTGGGCAGACTAAACATACAAATGCAGCCATCTCTAGTACAGGAACATCTCTAGGAGGAAACACACGGCAACCACTTGATCACATTTGAGTTTCCAGTTCCATGTATATTGATCTAAAGTGACTCACAGCACCAATCCACTCAAAATTCCACTAATTTCAGTGTCTTTTCCCTACTTGAAAACGCAGCTGCAGCCCCctgctgtgtggggctgagtcTGCTGCATCCACCAAGCTTAGAGTGCCTAGAGGCTGCTGCACACCCAGCCCCAGATGCCCAGCCCAAAAGGATCTTAAGGGGCCCCAGTGTTGCCAGAGGTGGAGCAGAGCTAGGAAGAGCCTTGGGCAGCAGAGATGGGCAGCCAGTACCAGCCTGAGACAACTCTAAACTGACCACCCTCCTGGCAGCCTCAACTGAGGTGCTGTGGACCATTCCGGAGTGATTCCAGCAAAAGCAGAAGGCCAGGCTTTATGCATTTACAAATACTTGCTAGAATTGTTCTGATTTGACAACTTTCAACAGCATTTCAAATGCCCTGAAGTGTGGCCAGCAGCAAACCTGGACCCCCAAGGAGAGGGAAGCCCCCCACatgcctcctggcacagggggcACTGCACATGCAAGAAGGCTCCCTTCCCCTAACAGGGGGCGGGGAAGTTCCCAGGCTAAAAGCCCTGCCCGCCTGCAGGAGCAAGTGGTgcctgggggaggaggggaagttCAGTCAGTCCAGTATTTCTCTGGTTTTCAAGAAAAACAAGCGAGATAGCTGTGGAACAATCCTTGTGATGAGCGTCTTCCTCATTCCAAAGGAGTGCTGTTTCCTGGGCTGGCAAACACAAGCTTGTTTGAGTTGTCTGCTGCACgctgaggagctgctccaaggaAACGTGACAGTGGTTGTGGTACTCAGAGTGAACAGAGGAGTGACATCCCAACCGGCACAAACACACAGCAGGCTGAGTGCATGTTGCAGGACACAACACTGAGGAGCTGCAGAAAAAGCTCAGAGCAGAGTTTCTTCCCCATCCTGAGGCTGTTCTGAGGACACGATGACTAGGTCTGGGTTTGCGCCGTCCTACGAAACAATGACCAAACGTCACAGAAAACGTGCTGAACTCGGAGCTACTGAGGTACTGCTGTGACATCTCCTACGAGGCGAGGCCAGAGTAACAGGGAAGCCGAGTGCTCCCAGggctcacccagtgccaccagaaCTGCGACACGCTGGGTAcggggagctgctctgcacggCCGGAGGGGAGAGAGGGCGGAGGGGCTGTGAGAATTAGTGCCACAGCAAAGAGATTTGCACGGGATTTTGGGAACAGGAATGTTCCCAAAATGCAGAAGCCGCCACCCAAAAGGATTTATCATCGCTTGACCCAGCTACCATCAGCAGATATTTAAGTAATGGATAAGGAATAGGACGAGGTGGTGCAACCTCTGTTTCTGACGCGAATCAGCCTCGGGACTGCTGGGACAGAGGCTGAGCCACGCAGGACTCACCTGACGGGGACTGCGGCTCCTGTCGCCCACGTCGGCGGCTCCCAGGACACCTGGGCTCCCTCCGACGGGACTGTCCTTCCTCTGCTCCCCGGCTCCAGCGGCACTCCCTGCACTCGCCGAGACATCCGCCACCTCGCTCTCTCTCGTGTTTTCACAGGGGCTtgcctgctccatcccctcctCCTGCCGCCCGTCCTTGACCCGCGCTGTCCCTGTctctggagctgccaggagctgtggctgggTGCCCAGGCACAGTCCCTCGCCTCCTGTGAACCCTCTCCCCCTCGgttcccctcccccatccccatggGCAGGGGTGCTCGGGGAGGTTTCTGCAGTCGGCTCTTCCCTCAGCGACATTCCAAGCACTTCTCCGTGCCGTGGGGACACGAGCCGCACTGCGCCCCACTCCCGCTCCGCCTCGCACTGGCCCTCGACTGCCGCCGGCATTGGTCCCCTTCCCTCACACCCCACTGCTGCCTTCTGGTTCACCTCTCGCCCACCAGCCACAGATCCATCGACCACCCCTTCCCCGTCTCTCCCAGACTCCCCGACTTCCCCTCTTCCCTTGGCTGACACCTCCTCTGCCACTGCCGCGCCTGTCCCGCTCTgtgcccccagcactgctcctATCACCCCCTCCTGTGTCATCGCCCCTGCGCCCACCCCGCCACCCCCAGCCACTGCTGAACCCCTGGCCAGCGCCGGCTCCCCGGCCAGGGCTCCTCGCCCGGCCTGGCCGCCCACCACAGCGATGGCCACCAGCCCGGGCTCCCCTGCCCGGGTCACGCATAGCCCCGGGGGCGGCAGCGCCGCCTCGCCCAGCACCCCCTCCCCGGGAGACCTCCCCTTCGCTCTCACTTTTCCACACCTCAGCCACCCCTCTGTCTCAGCTGCCGGCTCCTTTGAACCTGCTGCTCCATCTGTGGCCTCCTCTTCACCTTCCGgacccgctcccgccgcgcctgCAGACCCTCCCACTACCTCTCCTTCGGGTTTTCCTTCCACTGCTATCTCTGTCTCCGCTTTGCTGCCCGCAGACGGGTTTCCACTCCGAAGTGCTTCTGCTGCACCCTCCTCCACCTGTGATGACCCTTCAGTGACAGGATACTCCCGAGCATCCCGCAGTGCCCCTAACCCAGGTGCCACTTCCAGCACAGGACCCTTGTCAGGCTCCTCCATCGTGTCCTCCACTCGCCGGAGAGTGTTCCCTCCCACCTCCCATGCCTGAGCACTCTCAAGTGCTGGTGCTCCTGCGACAGctttccccatctccatccactCTTCCCCTGACACTTTCAGCTGGGAAAACTCACTTGCCTTTACAAACCCTTCCTCTCCAGGCATTGCTTCTCCTTGTTGCATATCCCCTAGTGCTTCCCACAGAGCCCCACACTTTCCCACAGCCTCTTCCCCTTCAGGGCCGAGAACTCTGGCAATCCCATCTGCTGCCATGTCGGCATCCCCCAGAGCCTCCTTTCCCTCTGACACAGCACCCACCACAGTGCCCTTCCTTGCAGACCCTCTCTCTCCTAGGGACTCCCCTGCCTCAGACACGGGCTCACCTATGTCCTCCTCTGCTGGCAGCCCTACCACTCCTTTGAggccttcctctgcagcctccTCCGCCTCAGTGATCCCTccagccccctcctgcccctgggacacagctgtgTCTGTCTCCCATCCTGGCAGTGCCCCAGCTGGCCCCTCTCCCCCAGGTGCCAGCTTTCCCAGTGCCACCTCGCTCTCCAACccctccaccagcacctcctgccccccaggtgaccctTCTGTGCCCAACTTCACTGCTTCCCCTGTCCCCTTTCCTTTGGGATGTTCCTCTGCCACGGCGCCTTCCTCAGGTGCGGATTCCTCCAGCGCAGCCCCCGtgtctgcccagggcagcaaatCCCCCGCCTGTGCAGCTTTTCCTCCGGCCTCTCCGCTGCCAACAtctccctcagcagcaccgtCCTGCTCCAGGGCTTGTCTCTGCCCTGTCACCTGCCCTTCTCGTGCCGCTtgtcctgctgcctcctgcacaTCAAGACTTCTCCTCCCGTCTGCCAAGAAATTTCCATCTGGTGCTATTAGGAAATAATCAAACATTGGTTTACTCAGCACCATGTCAGTGTTACATGCTTTACAGGGTTAGTGTTAAAGGTGCCATTTCTGCCAAACAATGAGGGACATCAGCCTGGGCCCCCAAAGAGAACTTGCTATGCTGCTTCTCATCACGTCCCTGGGCTCTGATTATGTCTTTAGTACTGTTGTTCTGGCATCTGGCATAAAGAATTTAAGGAAAAATGTTGATGCAAGGCCAGTCATGcctgctctgcctccctccctcctgcaggGAGCTCAGGTGTGTGTGTGAACACCTGTAAGCTTGACAGTGACACTCAGAAAGTCAGAAATAGGTGGCAAATTGCTCATCTGAAGTATGCACACAAAGGAGGAAGAACACTCAGCTTCCTGTGGATTCTGTAATTACACCAGCGAATAATACAGGGTTGATTCCTGTTCCTGGGAACCAAGGCATTTCCCAAGGAGGCTGCACACTACCTGGAAGCACATGGAACCTCACTACATTCCTGCTTTCCACAGCTATTTTCCTGACTCACAGTTTTTTCATGGCATGGATTCTTCTCCCAGAACCATTTAACTGCCAAAAAATCATTAATTATACATGACTACAGATGCCAACTAGTCATCACCTGGTTTTAgttaggaaagaaaacaagcacAAGGAGACTTTGATAgccaaaggagaaggaaagggcAAACACTTCTGTTAAAAGACTTCAGCTGAGTAAGATTTAATCCTTGTCCCTGACTGACAGCCAATCATACCTCCACTGGCATCACACTCTGTACttgttgcattcttttcttcctcactgGCACACGAATCACCAGGTTCAGGGTCAGAATTCACAGGATGATCATTTCCAGTTGCTTTTGCTATTTCCTCCTGGACTGGTTTGCAATCTTCAGAAACTATCACAAAGGAAACAGGAAGCAAGAAGGAGAAACCATTAAAGAGCAAAAAGGGAGTAGAAGCCATTCAGCCATCTCAGCTTTAAAAtggtttaaaattcatttttgaACAAATCCTTACACTTGAAACACCAGCAGAGAAACACCGAGCCACTGTTACATTCTGAGTGGATATTGAGCTCACAGCACAGAGTGTTCCAGCAGCCTGAAGAAGTCCAGCAACTCCCCATGCTGCACCAAGAATGAGTACAAAGGCAAATACAGCAGCACAGGCATGGAGAGCTATGCAGAGGGACTGTACTCACCACCTCCTTCTTCACACCAAGGAGGCTCTTCATTGCCATCCTCCATGTTCAATGCCCTGCTTTCCCAAGGCACTGGAAGGCATTTCTCCTCCTCATCTATGTTACTTTCTCCTGACCCAGTCTGTTTGGATTCCTCATTAACCTCAGGATTTTGAGGCTGCATTGCCATTATGTTTTCATGAGAAATTCTATTATCTTCCCTTGCTTCTAGATCTTCTGGTTTTATCTTTTCTGCTTCAtctattcctttcttttccagtgcagaAGTCTCCTGATTTTCCTCCATTCTGAGCAGTTTCTTCTCCCCACTCTCACTTCCATAGTGTACATGTGCTGCGCTATGAGCTGTACTTTTGATATTGCACTCCTCTTTGCCATTCATATTGTCTGTCATCATGTCAGCATGAGAGTCAGTCTCAGTGCTGCACTGAGTGCTCATGGATGAGAGAGAGTCTGCAGGCCTCCTCTCTGAAAACAGCAAACAACACTTTAATTTAGTATTTGTCACTAAACATCTGCGTTCACTGGGCACTCACAAAGGGACACAATCCCATCCAATAGCATTCTCTGAATTACACCATCTGAGGATATCATGACAAAATTCCAGTAAGTGTAAATAGACGAACATTGCCCAGATGTATGAAGTATTAAAATGAAAGCCATTTAAcatggaggtttttttctgataatgGAAATAAACCAGAGTAGTTCTATCAATCACACAGAAATACACCTTCAAATGCACCTCTAAATATAGCTCAGACAAGGTTTAGCATAGACTCTTGAGCTTCATTTGATGAAAGACTTCAACCACAACAACAATCCCTCAGTGCCCTTCTGTTAACTTTTTCAATATTAGAAAGATCTCCAAAACCCTGTGTAAACCCTTCAGGTTGAACTGGAGATGAAGTTCACTGTCTCCTCTAAAAAAACATACAGACATCATCATATTAAATtcataaaaggaaaatttgaggggaaaaaaggcagtaATCCTTCATCTAACAGTGAGCTGAACAGCAGAGCTGACTGCTGCACAGCCTTGCTGCTGTCCACAATCTGCATGGATTCAAGAAGAGATTGGTCTAACTCAAGGCAGAAAAATCCAGTCAGGCTTAGGAAAAAGTGTCAGAACTATAATCCATGCAGAAGTGCATGTTCTGAAAAACATGTTGCACCAAGAAACCTGGGACCCCTCAGAAGGTGTAAGGGGTCATAGCTTCTCACATGTGAGTGCCCACTGACATGGAGGGTTGTCCTGCTTAGATTCTTAGAGCCAACctgcagcctggctccatctccatctccatctccatctcagCACCTAAATAGCTCAGCAAAGGCCCATGCTCTCACTGCCAGCATTTCAGTGGCACATGTAAAATTAGTAATAGATAAAACAGCTGTCTTTTACCATTTCAGAAGGATTGGCATAGGTTTCCCTATGCAGACTCAGCATATATACTGGACACAAACCGTAAAACATGCATCAGGTCAGCTTCTCTAAGCCTTGTTATGAACAAAACTAACCTTGTTGATCATGCTCAGAGTCCCTGTCAGAATATCCATCACTTTCATCTTTCTCGCTGCCAGAGGCCTGCAGTGCCTTCTGGGATGAGGTTTCACTCTCCTTTCCATAGTCTAAACTATGGTTTTTATCATCTGAGGATGACTCTGACATTCCATTCATTTGATCACAAGTCTGTCCTTCTTCATCAGCTTCTTCATCTgcttcaaaatcttcatcatATTCTAAAATAGAAGAATTGTACTTTGAGACAGGAAAGAGAAATCACAATtaataaaattctttttaagCAGACAGAAGTTAACTTCATTAATCTCCTTTTGCCCTTGAATTTGCTCAGTCTTTTTAAAGCCATGAGAGCATCTAAGACCATAGATAGGAATTGTAACAGCACGTTATCATAAAAAAGCAGTGTTCTTCATAGAGTagcaaaaatgcagcaaaactACTGATTGGTGCACCAAGTATGATTaatatattaaaacaaaaataaacaaaattactAGCCATGGCAAGTACTAGAAAAATTTAGAGCTGGGAAAACTCAGAAATTAAATGTAAGAATCTCTTATTACAGGAGAAAAACTGGTtgtgatgaaaaaaatattacaagcAATTGAGAAAGCGGGAGAAAGGTAATATATTGCAGTGCAAAGTACGATAAATGTGTATTGACATGCCTAAATCGCAAAGAAGTGTCATATAAGCTTAATTAATTTAATGAACTCCAGCCAAAGGGCACTGCAGAGGCACTTTGTTATCACACTGCTCTGACCTGCTCCTTCAGGGCCCAGGGGAAAACCCAGTACAAAGCAAGCCTGCACAGAATTACCACTGTTATATCCACATTCTGGATTTCAGCCAGGCACTAGCGTGACAAGCTACAACATCTGATAGATCatagaataagctgagttggaagggatccacaaggatcattgagtccagctcccagccctttgCTCAGCTCTGGAGGTAAAGACCCTCTTCATGCAGATGCATCAAAGAAGAACCCCCTTCCCCACCAAAGCTGTGCTGTGCACATCCCAGGCGCCAGCACATAGGGGTGCCGGTGATTCCCACCTAAAATCCAGACGCTCCACTGCTACCGCAGGCTCCCTGTGCACACAGTGGCAAGGGAACACACCTGCACCATGCAGGCGAGCTGTCACTGCTGCCATACCAGCTGTCCCTTGTGGCCATCATTCCTCACCTCACAGATTTTACTGTTGCCCTCCTTTCCTTCCGTCAGGGCTTTTAACATACTGACTGAAGTGACAGTACACCAAAGACAGAAATTAAGAGTTCCTGATGCAGAACCAGTTAGGCAAATAAACAATTACCAAGACAATGAGAACTAAGGGAATAAggagatttatttttctgtattaaaaatcAATTGAGATTCCAATTGCATTGTTGGCAGTCAAGCCTCCTTAGGTAATTGTCAGAAGGGCAGTTcctcctgaaggaaaaaggcTTCATTAATCCCAAACACACATCCGGAGGGACTAACAAGTCATCTGAGCAGTAACACTGCAGAACTGTGAAAGCAAAAACAGGAATAGGAAGTAGGGATTAAAATCTCTCTGTAAATGTGATTGCCTCTAAAGACTGTGATAAGGAGTAAGTAAAGGCAGAGACTGAGCTCGACGCCTCTTCCGTAGAGGAGTACACCTTCcagtagaccaggttgctccaagccccatctaaCTTggacttgaacacttccagggatggggcaggcacagctgctctgaggaACCTGTGTCATTGCCTTACCACCCTTCCTTACTCACTTTCTTGGCTCTTGCAAACCATCTCATCCTGCTGCATGGCTGAAAGGAGCCCCTCTAATTCTATTGCCCAGATACAGACATCACCACATTTCTCATGCCCCAGTCAAAGCTGGAGGCCCACAATCCCATACCTTCTCCAGAATCATCCTCTCCCATTTCTCACTCCCTGCTCATGTTTGGGAATactataccatttttactggtGTCTTCCTGACTCTCTTCGCTCTCCTGACTAGATtggtttttcatttcttctcttctgtactCCTCTCCAGTCTCCAGTGTTTCATCAACAGTTTCCACACTTGCTTCATGACCCGGTAAGATGACTAACTCTGAATTTTTGCTTGATTTCTGCTCAACACTGCTGTTACTTGGCTCACTGTGCACAGTATGCTCCCAGGAACACACATGCCTCTCCTCATGGTATTCAGTCTTCCTCTTGGGAGTGGATAGTTTTTTGTCCAGACCCATCGCAATAATGCACCTATAAAATAACACAAATTGGGAAGtatcacattttttttcctttgaacaaTGAAGGACAGCAGACATAGTAAGTTCAGCAAGTACCCTTTTGCCTCTGCACTGCCACAATGGAGAACTCCCATGGAGAAGCACCCTGAAATCCCTGGGAGCTCCCCTAATACAGATGCAGTTCTTCCTTGAAGGAGAGTAACGCTGCCTACACTTACAGGTGGCAACTGACATACAAGCAGAATCAAAATTATTACAAGTGCCCATTAATTTGAAGCTGCACCAAGCATTGGCTGTGAAGACAGAACGACTGAGAAAGGCAAATGAGTTTTGAGTCAGATATGTTCTGGATCCAGATCCTGCTGTAACATCCAGTAGAGTGATAACTGAGGGTTTGTAGGTAAGACTGGGGGTTTCTGAATTTATCTGCTGGGTCTAAGAACTGTGGGGGAAGAAGACTGAAAGTTAataattttcagtttctgttctgtttGCCTACCTAAAAGAAACCCACACAGAtggaaa
Protein-coding sequences here:
- the ERICH3 gene encoding glutamate-rich protein 3 isoform X1 codes for the protein MSVPQPRSLATYNSLTDKHLAGYFSNARIRRHLQKSGLISKSGRIIPEKEYRLNAMRKDHQRYVQECLADAIFRKVLDMERHHQLEIKRKLEYSVRKEGMQKIKVEQFRGSLEGVIPMHSPHPPLGPRNLNGLSPSVAGERAGRSQWRAPGLGVDYGGGHSPHQHRTKEPAPSKVSSLRPNTAPGNMQQPPRLQPLHGWAAAGFVPKASKQKCHALEHDQQFAHGGERSELRLMNSVEYVTGVSPYQLPVINPCVVPVPPPRLHRGDRRAAAVRAGGRRFRPTTAFNEQLLINNTRGFPKSPLCSNAFVTMVYLGRSKNVCLSYYKEEIKVYQQHCGSENICVYKGKLLEGDTFQFTSKRHQGFPFSLTFFLNGIQVDRLSCCCEYKHQRRSRLRGRHRYFRVLNVEGAFPCYRCIIAMGLDKKLSTPKRKTEYHEERHVCSWEHTVHSEPSNSSVEQKSSKNSELVILPGHEASVETVDETLETGEEYRREEMKNQSSQESEESQEDTSKNEYDEDFEADEEADEEGQTCDQMNGMSESSSDDKNHSLDYGKESETSSQKALQASGSEKDESDGYSDRDSEHDQQERRPADSLSSMSTQCSTETDSHADMMTDNMNGKEECNIKSTAHSAAHVHYGSESGEKKLLRMEENQETSALEKKGIDEAEKIKPEDLEAREDNRISHENIMAMQPQNPEVNEESKQTGSGESNIDEEEKCLPVPWESRALNMEDGNEEPPWCEEGGVSEDCKPVQEEIAKATGNDHPVNSDPEPGDSCASEEEKNATSTECDASGAPDGNFLADGRRSLDVQEAAGQAAREGQVTGQRQALEQDGAAEGDVGSGEAGGKAAQAGDLLPWADTGAALEESAPEEGAVAEEHPKGKGTGEAVKLGTEGSPGGQEVLVEGLESEVALGKLAPGGEGPAGALPGWETDTAVSQGQEGAGGITEAEEAAEEGLKGVVGLPAEEDIGEPVSEAGESLGERGSARKGTVVGAVSEGKEALGDADMAADGIARVLGPEGEEAVGKCGALWEALGDMQQGEAMPGEEGFVKASEFSQLKVSGEEWMEMGKAVAGAPALESAQAWEVGGNTLRRVEDTMEEPDKGPVLEVAPGLGALRDAREYPVTEGSSQVEEGAAEALRSGNPSAGSKAETEIAVEGKPEGEVVGGSAGAAGAGPEGEEEATDGAAGSKEPAAETEGWLRCGKVRAKGRSPGEGVLGEAALPPPGLCVTRAGEPGLVAIAVVGGQAGRGALAGEPALARGSAVAGGGGVGAGAMTQEGVIGAVLGAQSGTGAAVAEEVSAKGRGEVGESGRDGEGVVDGSVAGGREVNQKAAVGCEGRGPMPAAVEGQCEAEREWGAVRLVSPRHGEVLGMSLREEPTAETSPSTPAHGDGGGEPRGRGFTGGEGLCLGTQPQLLAAPETGTARVKDGRQEEGMEQASPCENTRESEVADVSASAGSAAGAGEQRKDSPVGGSPGVLGAADVGDRSRSPRQVSPAWLSLCPSSPEADSRQKQRLHHLVLFLIHYLNIC